A part of Actinobaculum sp. 313 genomic DNA contains:
- a CDS encoding GTPase, protein MTRFPLVTAVSYVCVPVNISLRIRQRGHEHVADNGDLDAVPEDRAAKVDGPGEGAVGVDEELASNAEEFAGAADRADTGTEEASLADDAEGDVDGQNDAEDDTPVAPANDTEESGDDDARGVGGPITGRASVADVTERLEKLGLAVEAGGECIDPFLAARVRKELLGAQERLGAGIGLTVAALAGGTGSGKSTLFNALTELDFADAGEIRPTTEQATACVWNADATKLLDMLGVSPNRRINHESILTAGRDSMDGLVLLDLPDHDSIAVGHSMMVDRLLPMVDVLVWILDPQKYADHLIHESYLAAMRARKDHMIVVLNQVDTIPPAGYDALVADVIRLLEEDGLEGVPVHAASALNHEGLEPIRQALRDAVQTTEAGIATAQAELDAIRRRLAVSVGDGEAELDGEVVEATNEQIVSACGIPAVVESLRQAGRTLGQSAIAKPERPAASMVVAARDAWLSHVRTGLPARWQDAVAEAIPDPDRVRRAIALALRGVPVPAVSRKPTIVLGVLGSLLAVVGIVLAIIGVPVRVLPARIALAVGGLALGAVLWVVGLRMQATAGVRSAEQYEAAATQAIAQSTKETLVETAASVLDRHRLAREALEV, encoded by the coding sequence TTGACGAGATTCCCATTGGTAACGGCCGTCAGTTACGTTTGCGTGCCAGTGAATATCTCGCTCAGAATCAGGCAAAGGGGGCATGAGCACGTGGCTGACAATGGCGATCTGGATGCGGTGCCGGAGGATCGGGCTGCAAAGGTAGACGGGCCGGGTGAGGGGGCCGTGGGCGTCGACGAGGAACTTGCATCTAATGCCGAGGAATTCGCCGGGGCAGCAGATCGAGCGGATACCGGAACGGAAGAGGCCTCTCTCGCCGACGACGCCGAGGGTGACGTCGATGGTCAGAACGACGCGGAGGATGACACTCCAGTCGCACCCGCGAACGATACTGAAGAATCGGGCGATGATGACGCCCGTGGAGTGGGCGGGCCGATTACCGGACGCGCCAGTGTTGCCGATGTGACGGAGCGTTTGGAGAAACTGGGCTTGGCGGTTGAAGCCGGCGGTGAGTGCATCGACCCGTTCTTGGCGGCGCGTGTGCGTAAGGAACTGCTGGGCGCTCAGGAGCGCCTAGGCGCGGGCATTGGCCTCACCGTTGCCGCGTTGGCCGGTGGTACTGGATCCGGTAAGTCAACGCTGTTCAATGCGCTGACAGAGCTGGACTTTGCCGATGCGGGGGAAATCCGCCCGACAACGGAACAGGCGACGGCCTGTGTGTGGAATGCCGATGCCACGAAGCTCTTGGATATGTTGGGCGTTAGCCCGAATCGGCGGATTAACCATGAGTCGATTCTCACGGCGGGTCGGGACTCCATGGATGGGCTCGTGCTACTGGACCTGCCCGACCACGACTCGATTGCCGTGGGGCACTCGATGATGGTTGATCGGCTGTTGCCGATGGTTGATGTGCTTGTCTGGATACTCGATCCACAGAAGTACGCCGATCATCTCATTCACGAGTCATACCTGGCTGCGATGCGGGCACGGAAGGACCATATGATCGTGGTCCTCAATCAGGTGGATACCATTCCGCCCGCAGGCTATGACGCCTTGGTGGCCGATGTGATTCGCCTGCTGGAGGAGGACGGCTTGGAGGGCGTTCCGGTCCATGCGGCATCGGCGTTGAATCACGAGGGCTTGGAACCGATTCGGCAGGCCTTGCGCGACGCCGTTCAAACTACGGAGGCCGGCATTGCGACCGCTCAAGCCGAGTTGGACGCGATACGACGTCGCCTGGCCGTAAGTGTGGGCGACGGCGAGGCGGAACTGGACGGCGAGGTGGTTGAGGCGACGAACGAGCAGATTGTCAGTGCCTGTGGTATTCCCGCTGTCGTAGAGTCCTTGCGGCAGGCGGGGCGTACGTTGGGGCAGAGTGCCATTGCCAAACCGGAACGGCCCGCTGCCTCCATGGTGGTTGCGGCGCGTGACGCATGGTTATCACATGTGCGCACCGGATTGCCTGCACGGTGGCAGGATGCGGTTGCGGAGGCAATTCCCGATCCGGATCGCGTGCGGCGAGCAATCGCACTCGCGTTACGGGGAGTGCCGGTGCCAGCGGTGTCCCGTAAGCCCACCATCGTTCTTGGAGTGCTCGGCAGCCTGCTCGCTGTTGTCGGCATTGTTCTTGCCATTATTGGAGTGCCAGTGAGAGTTCTGCCCGCGCGTATCGCTCTCGCGGTGGGAGGGCTGGCCCTTGGTGCGGTGTTGTGGGTCGTGGGCTTGCGCATGCAGGCAACTGCG
- a CDS encoding GTPase domain-containing protein produces the protein MKSATTHRDLVDLVARTISALENARLPLDMPGSRELSESRQQLLTQLKTRILPHLRQADLPAVVVLGGSSGAGKSTIFNSILGEEASPASVLRPTTRFPAIAVHPSNAAAMEDHALLEMGKVVVSEGAVPGIVLVDAPDLDSVDAGNRELSRRLLDAADLWVFVTTAARYGDALAWDTLADAHRRGMTTAVVLNRIPERALEAVRSDLLSRMEATGIGEDPLMLINDAGPHEGLLEPEDVAVFREWLEVIAAAKLGTALVDRTTQAMLPELRRELLDLSEAVELQAAAVQDLAEKARQAAEEPRSRVASNARLGRYGHGAPTTSWLSFASTGGALASLAAGERPGLLQRRRKVERDAAAGSVFDGVLTSIRVGLNQALISADEAIQKVWGETVVQTVEYREEGHKRLSVRGIVADAVSQWHSDLTVMAQTVPDNPWLTPSGVAALLGSAAGGVGGAEQALRVLGVAEVLRPAREKLAERLEGAVDQAAAAYTSVLDEIPIGNGRQLRLRASEYLAQNQAKGA, from the coding sequence GTGAAGTCTGCAACCACGCATCGCGATTTGGTCGATCTTGTCGCACGTACCATTTCTGCGCTGGAGAATGCCCGGCTGCCGCTCGACATGCCCGGTTCTCGCGAACTCTCTGAATCGCGCCAGCAGCTCCTCACGCAACTCAAGACGCGTATCCTCCCGCACCTGCGCCAAGCGGATCTGCCAGCAGTTGTTGTACTCGGAGGGTCGTCGGGAGCTGGAAAGTCCACCATTTTCAACTCGATTTTGGGCGAGGAGGCATCGCCCGCCTCGGTGCTACGACCGACAACACGTTTTCCGGCGATCGCCGTGCACCCATCTAACGCTGCGGCGATGGAGGATCACGCGCTCCTTGAGATGGGCAAGGTCGTAGTCAGTGAAGGCGCAGTTCCGGGCATTGTGCTAGTAGATGCCCCGGACCTGGACTCCGTGGATGCCGGGAACCGGGAGCTTTCGCGGCGGTTGCTGGACGCCGCCGATCTCTGGGTGTTCGTGACGACGGCAGCCCGGTACGGGGATGCTCTGGCGTGGGATACCCTGGCAGACGCACATCGTCGCGGAATGACAACCGCAGTCGTCCTCAACCGTATCCCCGAACGAGCCTTGGAAGCGGTGCGCAGCGACCTGCTTAGCCGTATGGAAGCGACAGGGATCGGTGAGGATCCATTGATGCTGATCAACGATGCCGGGCCACATGAAGGCTTGCTGGAGCCGGAGGACGTCGCGGTGTTTCGGGAGTGGCTCGAGGTTATCGCTGCCGCGAAACTGGGCACAGCACTGGTAGACCGGACAACGCAGGCCATGCTGCCGGAGCTGCGACGTGAACTGCTCGACCTGTCGGAGGCGGTGGAGTTGCAGGCGGCCGCAGTCCAGGACTTGGCGGAGAAGGCGCGGCAAGCCGCCGAGGAACCACGGAGCAGAGTTGCATCAAACGCGCGCCTGGGACGCTACGGCCATGGCGCACCAACCACATCGTGGTTGTCCTTCGCTTCTACTGGCGGCGCACTGGCGTCACTAGCGGCCGGTGAACGTCCGGGGCTACTGCAGCGACGGCGCAAGGTGGAGCGCGACGCCGCTGCAGGTTCCGTGTTCGATGGCGTCCTCACCTCCATTCGCGTGGGGCTCAACCAGGCGCTAATTTCCGCGGATGAAGCGATCCAGAAGGTGTGGGGCGAAACCGTTGTGCAGACTGTGGAGTACCGGGAGGAAGGGCATAAGCGGCTTTCGGTGCGCGGAATTGTTGCCGATGCCGTCTCGCAGTGGCATTCTGACCTTACAGTGATGGCACAAACAGTACCGGACAATCCGTGGTTGACACCCTCGGGCGTTGCGGCGCTGCTCGGGTCCGCGGCAGGCGGTGTTGGGGGAGCCGAGCAGGCGCTTCGTGTGTTGGGAGTTGCCGAAGTTCTACGCCCTGCGCGTGAAAAACTGGCGGAGCGGCTGGAAGGTGCGGTGGATCAAGCCGCGGCGGCATACACTTCTGTACTTGACGAGATTCCCATTGGTAACGGCCGTCAGTTACGTTTGCGTGCCAGTGAATATCTCGCTCAGAATCAGGCAAAGGGGGCATGA